In a genomic window of Gigantopelta aegis isolate Gae_Host chromosome 9, Gae_host_genome, whole genome shotgun sequence:
- the LOC121381188 gene encoding uncharacterized protein LOC121381188 yields the protein MTNMTQCTVFDYLLESGAAILTGGVDLLENPILIIRPGRVQQCELVTLLLHYLKTMSLSLTSPPTVTCVADLQATGKNDIIDFVEALEAVETPVRGRITALYLLKPKVKDRSQLLKKLLGLKTSKTYHKSQIFKVFLVKSRRELHKYIEISELPEELGGLLHYDHQAWLYFYKTVTPCIQAVSELVTSLPEIRDRVDLLQEYDLSGRSSTDLTSLRQELLHKYQTLIREARLTDIVDQCKQTMHFLESPDDPSLSLVHRRLVKEAAHCLRTSFVQIKEYQTEIETLWDRANDRLVTAQRIEKCKELANEMEETIAIKYRPQLKEHPAIGKTLSQAELYRAHFTAAIYEPSKDLLNTATETLEVLSKLSADSPEVVASIADVTQQLSRAVHPFTDQLQEIQTTYIAVHVFHILLSKSVHWYKKVLKFLPESLRHHVTQRAHNKLIATPREWKLTVKTFLDKHPSPREEHLIRMDSDIPHQIHRSLKQQAHTVALRIRFLNRLLRSKCLPVKLILAAFKWKDEITSRQGSQFSRYHTSKSGHRLRRNSQKRKATKRQTSSTAGDIGAVDGQHNSSLGTNRKYRDSSSWNTADDDKLDLENLSERYQKNWEDLASARQLERFTNGQNNPVTQSVTSYSANQNEGNELETVYACSSRSLHSAQDERSHNFPSPRSPLSPTERFVNLTLTANNNNREETRRVFSLDGSSLYDAGSESGIEVAEREDPCDSLMKKIRAVSTSRLPSDLKLKYVSELISCSLTSSRHHVTNTADSSMSDHEGYRRPYLSKNSGNHNNTLNNLGQVSTMRQNLAHSMDNLNHSDADVMSLPPMRGSSLRDVSTFSNERRPSRQFDKSLMCSFRPEDISLVLEDVSGDVTNLGSQYKSLNSLGSLTDRSGYSGRRSLSLDDLLDESFSLSQASWAAADLDAASSVMDIIDWSAVEDRDSVSSLSLQADLSRLKQCQEHRLAEVAELSEEQGRYNDIELTAESVNQDDVEMSLMRSETILQEEEATLHERMHRMSLSNSETHVLPMRLKKSDSRDQGYDSPSSMRTGASECAAFDGPDFY from the exons ACACCAGTGAGAGGTCGAATCACAGCTCTGTATCTGCTGAAACCCAAGGTCAAGGACAGGAGTCAGCTACTGAAGAAGTTACTGGGATTGAAGACGAGCAAGACCTACCACAAGTCTCAGATCTTTAAG GTTTTCCTCGTGAAGAGTCGCCGAGAGCTTCACAAATATATCGAGATCAGTGAGCTTCCAGAGGAACTTGGTGGACTCCTACACTACGACCACCAGGCCTGGCTTTACTTCTACAAG ACAGTGACACCATGTATCCAGGCGGTCAGTGAGCTGGTCACTTCTCTCCCCGAGATCCGCGACCGAGTGGACCTGCTCCAGGAGTACGACCTGTCTGGTCGCAGTTCTACAGATCTGACCAGTCTCAGACAGGAGCTGCTCCACAAATACCAGACGCTGATCAG AGAAGCTCGACTGACGGACATCGTGGACCAGTGTAAGCAGACGATGCACTTCCTGGAGAGCCCGGATGACCCGAGTCTGAGTCTCGTTCACCGCAGACTGGTGAAGGAGGCTGCGCACTGCCTGCGCACGAGCTTCGTGCAGATCAAGGAGTACCAGACGGAGATCGAGACTCTGTGGGACAGGGCAAACGACCGACTGGTCACAGCGCAGAGGATCGAGAAGTGCAAAGAGCTGGCCAACGAG ATGGAGGAGACGATCGCGATCAAGTACAGACCTCAGCTGAAGGAACATCCGGCCATCGGCAAGACTCTCAGTCAGGCGGAACTCTACCGAGCGCACTTCACAGCCGCCATTTACGAGCCGTCCAAG GATTTGTTGAACACTGCGACGGAAACTCTCGAAGTCTTAAGTAAGCTGTCTGCAGATAGCCCGGAAGTTGTCGCTAGCATCGCTGACGTCACACAACAACTTTCGCGCGCAGTGCACCCGTTCACCGACCAGCTGCAGGAAATACAGACCACGTACATCGCCGTACACGTCTTCCACATCCTGCTTAGCAAG TCAGTACACTGGTATAAGAAAGTTCTGAAGTTCCTGCCAGAATCTCTGAGGCATCACGTGACCCAGCGCGCGCACAACAAGCTGATAGCCACGCCCCGCGAGTGGAAGCTTACGGTGAAGACGTTCCTGGACAAACATCCCTCCCCTCGCGAAGAGCATCTCATCAGAATGGACTCGGACATTCCTCACCAGATCCACCGGTCTCTCAAACAACAGGCTCACACCGTCGCACTGCG CATTCGGTTTTTAAATCGCCTTCTGAGAAGCAAGTGTCTGCCCGTGAAGCTGATTCTGGCAGCGTTTAAATGGAAAGACGAAATCACCAGTCGCCAAGGTTCCCAGTTTAGCAGATACCACACGTCCAAGTCAGGACATCGCCTCAGGAGAAACAGTCAAAAAAGAAAGGCAACAAAACGACAGACTAGTTCGACTGCTGGCGATATTGGCGCAGTTGATGGGCAGCACAACTCATCACTGGGCACCAACAGGAAATACCGAGACTCTTCTTCGTGGAACACTGCTGATGATGACAAACTTGACCTTGAAAACCTTTCAGAAAGGTATCAAAAAAACTGGGAGGATTTAGCGTCTGCGCGACAGCTGGAGAGATTCACAAACGGACAGAACAATCCAGTGACGCAATCAGTGACGTCGTACAGCGCTAATCAGAACGAAGGTAATGAACTGGAGACTGTGTACGCCTGTTCCTCGAGGTCGCTTCATTCCGCCCAGGATGAACGAAGTCACAATTTCCCATCACCAAGATCGCCTCTCTCGCCTACAGAACGATTTGTGAATCTGACTTTGACtgccaacaacaacaacagagaggaaacccgccgcgTGTTCTCGCTGGACGGCTCGTCGCTGTACGACGCGGGGTCGGAGTCCGGGATTGAGGTGGCCGAGCGCGAGGACCCGTGCGACTCGCTCATGAAGAAGATCCGCGCCGTCTCCACGAGTCGTCTGCCCAGCGACCTCAAACTGAAGTACGTCTCAGAACTCATCTCGTGCAGCCTGACGTCAAGTCGCCATCACGTGACCAACACGGCGGACTCCTCGATGTCTGACCACGAGGGATACCGCAGACCGTATTTATCTAAGAACAGCGGTAACCATAACAACACGTTAAACAATCTCGGCCAGGTCTCGACAATGAGACAAAATCTTGCCCACTCTATGGATAATCTGAATCATTCGGACGCCGATGTGATGAGTCTACCTCCAATGCGAGGCTCGTCTCTACGTGACGTATCAACCTTCTCAAACGAGAGACGTCCCAGCCGCCAGTTTGACAAGTCCCTCATGTGCAGTTTCAGACCAGAAGACATCAGCCTCGTTTTGGAGGATGTTTCCGGTGACGTCACTAACCTCGGGTCACAGTACAAGTCTCTAAACAGTCTGGGGAGCCTCACAGACAGAAGCGGGTATTCTGGCAGACGATCGCTGTCCCTGGACGACCTACTCGACGAGAGTTTCTCTCTGAGTCAGGCGTCATGGGCCGCGGCCGACCTGGACGCGGCGAGTAGCGTCATGGACATCATAGACTGGTCCGCGGTCGAAGACAGAGACTCGGTGTCGTCGCTCAGTCTACAGGCCGATCTCAGCAGACTGAAGCAGTGTCAAGAACACAG GCTGGCCGAAGTGGCTGAGCTGTCGGAGGAACAAGGCCGCTACAACGACATCGAGCTGACCGCCGAGTCTGTGAACCAGGACGACGTCGAGATGAGTCTGATGAGGTCGGAGACCATCCTTCAGGAG GAAGAAGCTACATTGCACGAGCGCATGCACAGGATGTCATTATCCAACTCAGAGACGCACGTGCTGCCAATGAGACTCAAGAAATCAGATTCACGTGATCAGGGATACGACAGCCCTTCGAGCATGCGCACTGGAGCCAGTGAATGTG CTGCCTTTGATGGTCCTGACTTTTACTGA